The Mycolicibacterium mucogenicum DSM 44124 genomic sequence GTCCGGCACCGAAATCGACGAAACCCTTTGCCCGATAAAGGCCTTCGGGCCGGTCGCGCAGCAGCGCCAGCAACCGGCGCGGGTTCAGCACGTCGCCGGTGGTGTATTCGACGGACTGGTAGACGGGATGGTCGTGGTCGTGCTCGTCGTGCAGCAGCTCGTCGAACGACAACTGGGCCTGCGGGGCACGCTCGGGGATGTCGATCAGCAGCGTCGGGTCGATCCGCGCGAAATCGGTGGGCTGCACCGGAACTCGCGGATTCTGTGCGCGAATGCTGGCCAGCACGTCATCGATGTCGGTGGCCTCGGAGGCCCGGTTCAGCACCACGAGGTCGGCGACCGGCAACCCGTGCCCGAACTCCGGCTCGGTCGCGCTGACCACCAGGATCAGGCCGGCGTAGTGGAAGTCCTCGGAGTCGGCCGTCATGATGGTGCGCGCCACCGCGGGCGGCTCGGCGACACCGCTGGCCTCCACCACGATCA encodes the following:
- a CDS encoding CobW family GTP-binding protein, translated to MSIPVLAVAGFLGAGKTTLLNHLLRNGRGARIGVLVNDFGSVNIDAMLVAGQVDAMASLSNGCICCVAEDGEVAEMLGKLASVRPALDLIVVEASGVAEPPAVARTIMTADSEDFHYAGLILVVSATEPEFGHGLPVADLVVLNRASEATDIDDVLASIRAQNPRVPVQPTDFARIDPTLLIDIPERAPQAQLSFDELLHDEHDHDHPVYQSVEYTTGDVLNPRRLLALLRDRPEGLYRAKGFVDFGAGHRYLLQLVGGSLRLQKRRGTGTQLVCIGTGMDTDEVRAALHECTTEPADENAILGVHKYVV